A region from the Bacillus sp. Marseille-P3661 genome encodes:
- a CDS encoding alpha/beta fold hydrolase — translation MTVLGGKYIEVDSGVELFVQDVGQGEPIVFIPGFTFTTEVFSKQIDYFSKTNRVIVLDPRSHGRSTVTSHGNDYVTHGTDLAQVLKHLNIKNATLVGWSFGCLTVWEYFKQYGVSTIKSAVLIDMPPKSLSIQNEDWVEGSLDDIAAIYNSSLRNSKGHREFISAYITQVMVQRELRQEELNWLVEQSLKTPYYIAGNLFASGMFSDYRNEAKELSKSVPTLTVVAEHWAHIAKAYTEKISPESKIEVLGGHMMFWEHAEKFNEIVNNFVK, via the coding sequence TTGACAGTTTTAGGCGGAAAGTACATTGAAGTGGATTCTGGGGTAGAGCTATTTGTTCAAGACGTTGGACAAGGTGAACCTATTGTATTTATACCAGGTTTCACCTTTACAACTGAGGTATTTTCAAAACAAATCGATTATTTTTCAAAAACAAACCGTGTCATTGTCCTCGATCCTAGAAGCCATGGAAGATCTACGGTGACCTCGCATGGTAATGATTACGTAACACACGGAACGGATTTAGCACAAGTCTTAAAGCATTTAAATATTAAAAATGCAACATTGGTAGGATGGTCATTCGGCTGCTTAACCGTTTGGGAGTATTTTAAACAATATGGAGTTAGTACTATTAAGTCAGCCGTTTTAATTGATATGCCACCTAAATCATTATCGATCCAAAACGAGGATTGGGTAGAGGGATCACTTGATGATATTGCGGCCATTTACAATTCAAGCTTACGTAATTCGAAAGGACACAGGGAGTTCATTTCAGCATACATTACACAGGTAATGGTACAGAGGGAATTAAGACAAGAAGAATTAAACTGGCTTGTCGAACAATCATTAAAGACTCCATACTATATAGCTGGAAACCTTTTTGCTTCAGGTATGTTTTCTGATTATCGAAATGAAGCAAAAGAATTAAGCAAATCGGTTCCAACCTTAACGGTCGTCGCCGAGCACTGGGCACATATTGCAAAAGCTTACACCGAAAAAATCTCTCCGGAATCAAAGATTGAAGTCCTTGGTGGACATATGATGTTCTGGGAACACGCTGAAAAGTTCAATGAAATCGTAAATAACTTTGTAAAATAA
- a CDS encoding SRPBCC family protein: MTNTSITTLNMKRIFDVPAEKVFDAWTNVEMLKKWMFTMEHTNKVAESDPRVGGTWEIVDHRDGKDYRAIGEYKVVEPPTKLVFTFKMPQFSELEDDITVKIQPLESGCEMIFTQEITVTHEEGWTNEDIEKAHKDWKKETEQGWHYMFLGLKQLVETGKITYPSF, encoded by the coding sequence ATGACAAATACATCAATAACAACCCTTAATATGAAACGCATATTTGATGTTCCAGCAGAAAAAGTGTTTGACGCGTGGACTAACGTAGAAATGCTTAAAAAATGGATGTTCACCATGGAACATACGAATAAAGTGGCAGAGAGTGATCCTCGTGTCGGCGGTACATGGGAAATTGTGGATCACCGAGATGGGAAAGATTACCGAGCTATTGGAGAATACAAAGTGGTTGAACCACCAACGAAACTCGTTTTCACATTCAAAATGCCTCAATTTAGTGAATTAGAAGACGACATTACAGTGAAGATCCAACCGCTTGAATCAGGCTGTGAAATGATCTTCACACAAGAAATTACCGTGACCCATGAAGAAGGTTGGACCAACGAAGATATTGAAAAAGCACATAAAGATTGGAAAAAAGAGACCGAACAAGGTTGGCATTATATGTTTTTAGGTTTGAAACAATTAGTAGAAACAGGAAAAATTACTTATCCATCATTTTAA
- a CDS encoding MerR family transcriptional regulator yields MKVKEVADIVGISVRTLHHYDEIGLLIPDEITETGYRVYSDENLETLQQILFFKELGFPLKKIKEIIDRPSYDRQEALEMQYKMLLEKKRRLEKMIKTIEKTIQHSKGEIQMSNQEKFEGFDFSHNPYEQEAREKWGDKAVDEANEKAKNMTAFDQEKFNEIYRNLAAIRHLSPESIVAQEGIKEWYHFLNKLGNYSLEAFKGLGQMYVDDERFTKNIDQFGEGLAIFMRDAMAVYADKNKK; encoded by the coding sequence ATGAAAGTGAAGGAAGTTGCTGATATTGTGGGAATTAGTGTGCGAACACTACACCATTATGACGAAATTGGATTATTAATCCCAGATGAAATCACTGAGACTGGTTATCGTGTATATTCTGACGAGAATCTCGAAACCTTGCAGCAAATCTTATTTTTTAAAGAGCTTGGCTTCCCTTTAAAGAAAATCAAAGAAATCATTGATCGTCCATCATATGACCGGCAAGAAGCATTGGAAATGCAATATAAAATGCTTTTAGAAAAAAAGAGACGGCTCGAGAAGATGATCAAGACGATTGAAAAGACAATACAACATTCGAAAGGAGAAATACAAATGTCAAATCAAGAAAAATTCGAAGGCTTTGATTTTAGCCATAACCCATATGAACAAGAAGCAAGAGAAAAGTGGGGTGACAAGGCAGTCGATGAAGCAAATGAAAAAGCGAAAAACATGACTGCTTTCGATCAAGAAAAATTCAACGAAATTTATCGTAACCTTGCCGCCATTCGCCATCTCTCACCTGAATCCATAGTGGCTCAAGAAGGAATTAAGGAGTGGTATCATTTCTTAAACAAACTGGGGAACTACTCTCTTGAGGCATTCAAAGGATTAGGTCAAATGTACGTAGACGACGAGCGTTTCACCAAAAACATTGACCAATTCGGTGAAGGCTTAGCTATATTTATGCGTGATGCTATGGCGGTGTATGCAGACAAAAATAAAAAATAA
- a CDS encoding AbrB/MazE/SpoVT family DNA-binding domain-containing protein: MEQFERKVTKIGNSFGITLPTELLKQVGLAQGDDVHVEVKDGKIVLRKKELVTLPKGVDAEFMDILNDVINEHDKAFKGLVNR; this comes from the coding sequence TTGGAACAATTCGAAAGAAAAGTTACTAAGATTGGAAATAGTTTTGGAATTACCCTTCCCACTGAATTACTCAAACAAGTGGGCTTAGCACAAGGAGACGATGTCCACGTTGAAGTGAAGGATGGGAAAATTGTTTTGAGAAAAAAAGAGCTAGTAACACTTCCTAAAGGCGTTGATGCAGAATTCATGGATATTTTAAATGATGTCATTAATGAGCATGACAAAGCGTTTAAAGGATTAGTGAACAGATAA
- a CDS encoding type II toxin-antitoxin system death-on-curing family toxin, with the protein MDEVIYLTTNQVIAINTVQIRLYSPDEPLGVKDPNLLDSAINRPKQSVFGSDAYPTIYKKAAALFESIAKNHAFHNANKRTALASLIVFLKINHFRWTMGIEEEQDFTVDVVNHKYTFEEIVSTIIKHTEKL; encoded by the coding sequence ATGGATGAAGTCATCTATCTTACAACAAACCAAGTGATTGCTATTAATACGGTACAAATTCGTCTATATTCCCCAGATGAACCATTAGGTGTAAAAGATCCAAACCTACTTGATTCAGCTATTAACCGTCCAAAACAATCCGTGTTTGGTAGTGATGCTTATCCAACTATTTACAAAAAAGCAGCGGCACTTTTTGAGTCAATAGCTAAGAACCATGCCTTCCACAATGCGAATAAACGAACAGCCCTTGCTTCCTTAATTGTCTTTTTGAAAATAAACCATTTTCGTTGGACGATGGGAATTGAAGAAGAACAAGACTTTACAGTTGATGTTGTGAATCATAAATACACGTTTGAGGAAATTGTTTCAACAATAATAAAACATACAGAAAAATTGTAA
- a CDS encoding GyrI-like domain-containing protein, which produces MTDNYNAKNNTIDYWIAAEHVGDIPEGFSSYQVPASKWVVFEVHGHAPTAMVNVWKQIYSEWIPSNEYEIAKLPAIEAYIDSDIHSPNSLNEIWLAVK; this is translated from the coding sequence ATGACTGACAATTATAATGCTAAGAATAATACAATTGATTACTGGATTGCCGCGGAGCATGTAGGAGATATACCGGAAGGATTTTCTAGCTATCAAGTCCCCGCATCCAAATGGGTCGTTTTTGAAGTGCATGGACATGCTCCAACGGCAATGGTCAATGTTTGGAAGCAAATTTATTCAGAATGGATTCCATCCAACGAATATGAGATAGCTAAGCTTCCAGCCATAGAAGCTTACATAGATTCTGATATCCATAGTCCAAATTCATTGAATGAAATATGGTTGGCTGTAAAATAA
- a CDS encoding GGDEF domain-containing protein, whose product MTVGRGFIEKKKRVGLLLLDLDNFKQVNDKLGHDTGDLLLKYVARVLNYSLPKNCSTYRLGGDEFVVLVENAKDDKELEEVAHIILKGIANPHKIVNTKDKIEFNQDKLAHILNVIQMMNVTSSSIGGAIFPDNAKDKQELYKKADKALYYTKGKGNNGYTAYSSMKDHYYSEI is encoded by the coding sequence TTGACAGTAGGTCGAGGGTTTATTGAAAAAAAGAAACGAGTAGGCCTACTTTTATTGGACTTAGATAACTTTAAGCAAGTCAATGACAAACTTGGTCATGATACGGGGGACCTTCTTTTAAAATATGTTGCAAGAGTGTTAAATTACAGTTTGCCTAAAAACTGTTCCACGTACCGTTTGGGCGGTGATGAGTTTGTAGTTCTAGTTGAAAATGCAAAAGATGATAAAGAGTTAGAGGAGGTAGCTCATATTATTTTAAAAGGGATCGCTAATCCCCATAAAATTGTAAATACAAAAGATAAGATTGAATTCAACCAAGATAAGTTAGCTCATATTTTAAATGTCATTCAAATGATGAATGTAACCTCATCAAGTATCGGAGGGGCTATTTTTCCTGATAATGCAAAAGATAAACAAGAATTATACAAGAAAGCAGACAAAGCACTTTACTATACAAAAGGCAAAGGAAATAACGGGTATACAGCTTACAGTAGTATGAAGGATCATTATTATTCAGAGATATAA
- a CDS encoding aspartyl-phosphate phosphatase Spo0E family protein — protein sequence MYSKQPHKQIELYRKLMIESSLSKGLNHPNTIALSQKLDKVINQYQVNKYSQNS from the coding sequence ATGTATTCAAAACAGCCACACAAACAAATTGAGTTATATAGAAAATTGATGATTGAGAGCAGTTTGAGTAAAGGCTTAAATCATCCTAACACTATAGCTTTAAGCCAAAAATTAGACAAGGTCATTAACCAGTATCAAGTCAATAAATATAGCCAGAACTCTTAG
- a CDS encoding HD-GYP domain-containing protein, which translates to MTIKYEIINADKQRRNPILKILCIISLVFGIWLDFIIYYNQETISAAYVPFLIMSGLLSRYLITNIIVSGLVASLVYIASVDHFGLEIFILRWAGYFLISFVIWILLKNNQKDKENIINMTIAMATSLDARDNYTAFHSENVAYYSHEIGKAMSLSKKQCDHLYLGGLLHDIGKIGISENILNKTTKLTSEEYEQIKKHPQMGYDMLKHVAYFKKNSILEMVLHHHERFDGTGYPHGLIGENIPLVARIMAVADAFDAMTSKRIYRDPKDIENALNQLSLGKRSQFDPEIADVFLELVKNKKIAIPGINGDSKTINVLKKIGTS; encoded by the coding sequence TTGACTATTAAGTATGAAATAATAAACGCTGATAAACAAAGAAGGAACCCTATATTAAAAATTTTATGTATAATTTCGTTAGTATTTGGTATATGGCTAGACTTTATTATTTACTACAATCAAGAGACAATAAGTGCAGCTTATGTACCATTTTTAATTATGAGTGGATTGCTGTCTCGCTATCTTATAACAAACATAATTGTATCGGGCTTAGTAGCAAGCTTAGTCTATATTGCATCTGTTGATCACTTCGGGCTAGAGATATTTATTCTTAGATGGGCAGGCTATTTTTTAATATCATTTGTAATCTGGATACTGCTGAAAAATAATCAAAAAGATAAAGAAAACATTATTAATATGACCATAGCAATGGCTACTTCATTAGATGCTAGAGATAATTACACCGCCTTTCATTCGGAGAATGTTGCATATTACTCCCATGAAATAGGCAAAGCAATGAGCTTATCCAAAAAACAATGCGATCATTTATATTTGGGTGGACTTTTGCATGATATTGGAAAGATAGGGATATCCGAAAATATCTTAAATAAAACCACAAAGCTAACAAGTGAAGAATATGAACAAATAAAGAAGCATCCCCAAATGGGCTATGATATGCTTAAGCATGTTGCCTATTTTAAGAAAAATTCAATTCTGGAAATGGTATTACATCATCATGAAAGATTTGATGGAACAGGCTATCCTCATGGTTTGATAGGAGAAAATATACCATTGGTAGCTCGAATAATGGCAGTTGCAGATGCTTTTGATGCAATGACTTCAAAAAGGATATACAGAGATCCGAAAGATATAGAGAATGCATTAAATCAATTATCATTGGGAAAACGGAGTCAATTTGATCCGGAAATAGCTGATGTTTTCTTAGAGTTAGTAAAGAATAAGAAAATAGCGATTCCTGGAATAAATGGAGATTCTAAAACTATCAACGTTCTTAAAAAGATTGGTACCTCATAA
- a CDS encoding CBO0543 family protein translates to MHISLAVLLSLVSYFLGDWKNIRTYGLTIMYVIICDLLYNFLCQHKLLWVYKPDILPNYHIFVDLTHSFINLPLLTLLYLSRYPYADRISKQSIYIAKWVVGSFLVELIFLHFHRIELQYEYKTWMEIPFYSVMYVMLRLHHTRPALTYLLSIVIIVFLMIMFEIPIKN, encoded by the coding sequence ATGCATATATCGTTAGCAGTCTTATTATCACTTGTTTCTTATTTCTTAGGGGATTGGAAAAACATACGGACATACGGTTTAACGATTATGTATGTAATCATTTGCGATCTGCTTTATAACTTTTTGTGTCAGCATAAATTACTTTGGGTGTATAAACCTGATATACTTCCTAATTACCATATATTTGTAGACTTGACACATTCCTTTATAAATTTACCATTGCTTACGTTACTTTACCTCAGTCGATATCCATATGCAGATCGCATTTCAAAGCAATCTATTTACATAGCCAAATGGGTAGTCGGTTCATTCCTTGTAGAATTAATTTTCCTTCACTTTCATCGGATAGAATTGCAGTATGAGTATAAAACTTGGATGGAGATTCCTTTCTATTCTGTTATGTATGTGATGTTACGTCTGCATCATACTCGTCCTGCACTAACCTATCTACTTTCGATCGTGATCATCGTATTCCTAATGATAATGTTTGAGATCCCTATTAAAAACTAA
- a CDS encoding DUF3231 family protein, with amino-acid sequence MEKEELKLTSSEIGTLWGEYVNGTAVDIINRYMVSIIEDEKIKELFEDAIKIFNTQKTQIKRFIEKEGFPVPIGFTESDLNKGTKRLFSDIFCLHYLHIITLHGLLGHSTSLSSSVRSDLRHFYESCNKEGMTMNHRTTKLLLEKGHFQRDPHFYPENNPEFVTGQEFIDGFFGDKRPLAATEIIALSLNLKKKILEKSLSIGFSQVTQSKEVRKFLESAQNASDQQIQSLSKILKGDNLPVPMSWESEVTTSQDAPFSDKLMLYHIGFLLQASQSYHGAGLASAMRTDLVITYEKIILKNLMITKEWFNIMTKNKWLEQPPLAPNRKNLAKDK; translated from the coding sequence ATGGAGAAAGAAGAATTAAAACTTACATCTTCTGAAATAGGCACATTGTGGGGAGAATATGTAAATGGAACTGCCGTTGATATAATAAATAGATACATGGTTTCGATTATAGAGGATGAAAAGATAAAAGAACTATTCGAAGACGCAATAAAAATCTTTAATACACAAAAAACTCAAATAAAACGATTTATTGAAAAGGAAGGATTCCCGGTACCAATTGGCTTTACTGAATCAGACCTTAATAAAGGTACAAAAAGATTATTCTCTGACATCTTCTGTTTGCATTATTTACATATTATAACATTGCATGGTTTATTAGGTCATTCTACCTCACTTAGTTCTTCTGTAAGAAGTGATTTAAGACACTTTTATGAATCTTGTAACAAAGAGGGAATGACAATGAATCATCGAACGACTAAACTACTCCTTGAAAAGGGACATTTCCAAAGAGACCCTCATTTTTACCCTGAGAATAATCCTGAATTTGTTACAGGACAAGAGTTTATAGATGGTTTCTTTGGAGATAAACGGCCTTTAGCTGCAACAGAAATTATTGCTTTATCTCTTAATTTAAAAAAGAAGATACTAGAAAAATCACTTTCAATTGGATTTAGCCAAGTAACACAGTCAAAAGAGGTTAGAAAATTTCTAGAAAGTGCGCAGAACGCATCAGACCAGCAAATTCAATCACTAAGTAAAATACTAAAAGGAGATAATTTGCCTGTCCCAATGTCTTGGGAATCGGAGGTTACAACCTCTCAAGATGCTCCTTTCTCAGATAAATTAATGTTATATCACATCGGATTTCTATTACAGGCTTCACAATCGTATCATGGTGCAGGGCTTGCATCAGCAATGCGAACAGACCTTGTAATCACTTATGAAAAAATCATATTAAAGAATCTAATGATTACAAAAGAATGGTTCAATATAATGACCAAAAATAAATGGTTAGAACAACCACCACTTGCTCCAAACAGAAAAAACCTTGCAAAAGACAAATAG
- a CDS encoding serine hydrolase domain-containing protein produces MKKTSFIFLIITILFVTLPTKAAESFDTSAVDEYVTNYLEKNGLPGAAIVIVKDGKVLYEKGYGLDSDGEPLTAKSKIGLASGTKPFTAFAVLQLVDEGLIKLDEPVESYLSNLTLDDSRWEQVTVRQLLSHTSGLPNPTIVAPANTLKEGVERFHDWQLQSDPGEKYFYSNANYWTLAYLVEQMSGMSFNDYLTQKVFLPLGMNNSISVVNSGEIVELGIPRGYVSLYGTAIPWTELEKMFSGSGSIFTTASDMGKWLSMHTNEGKNEKGEPLLDQKLLKESYSPQPGSDKYGLGWSLSSPTVKPARISHSGSISTFQSQQDIVPSSGYAVAVLLNSFTTTLEHSYEISSGIIQLSEGQYPELKAPTPKIIDLSLGVITLIYLLLGIRGIRRSKKWSDKRTQHPTWRFYLRLIPQLIPIIGIGWLLFIVPNLQNNSSTIMDAFGLFPAAMILLVIIFIIGLVITIIRVYHRIR; encoded by the coding sequence ATGAAAAAAACAAGTTTTATATTTCTAATAATCACAATTCTTTTCGTAACATTACCAACCAAGGCTGCTGAATCATTTGATACATCAGCTGTTGATGAATATGTTACGAATTATCTCGAGAAAAATGGATTGCCTGGTGCCGCAATCGTCATCGTTAAGGATGGAAAAGTACTATATGAAAAAGGGTATGGTCTAGATTCTGATGGAGAACCACTAACAGCAAAGTCTAAAATCGGGCTTGCTTCCGGTACGAAGCCTTTTACAGCATTTGCTGTTTTACAATTGGTTGATGAAGGGTTAATAAAACTGGACGAACCTGTTGAAAGTTACCTTTCGAACCTAACGCTTGATGATTCAAGGTGGGAACAGGTGACTGTACGTCAACTGTTGAGTCACACATCAGGACTTCCGAATCCTACCATTGTAGCCCCAGCGAATACGTTAAAAGAAGGTGTAGAACGATTTCATGATTGGCAACTGCAATCAGATCCCGGAGAAAAATATTTTTATAGTAATGCAAATTACTGGACTCTAGCTTATTTGGTAGAACAAATGAGTGGGATGTCGTTTAATGACTACCTAACACAAAAAGTATTTTTACCTCTAGGAATGAATAATTCAATCTCTGTGGTAAACTCTGGAGAGATTGTGGAATTAGGAATACCTAGAGGGTATGTTTCATTATATGGTACTGCAATTCCTTGGACAGAGCTTGAAAAAATGTTCAGTGGTTCAGGAAGTATCTTTACGACAGCTAGTGATATGGGGAAATGGCTATCTATGCATACCAATGAGGGGAAAAATGAAAAAGGGGAACCATTGCTGGATCAAAAACTACTTAAAGAGTCATATTCACCACAACCTGGGAGTGATAAATATGGGCTTGGCTGGTCATTAAGCTCTCCAACTGTTAAACCTGCTCGTATTTCTCATAGCGGATCGATATCTACTTTCCAATCTCAACAAGATATCGTTCCAAGTAGTGGCTATGCAGTTGCGGTTCTACTCAATAGCTTCACTACTACATTGGAACATTCGTATGAAATTAGTTCAGGAATCATCCAATTGTCTGAGGGACAATATCCTGAATTGAAAGCTCCAACACCTAAAATCATAGATCTATCACTGGGTGTTATTACATTGATTTACCTATTGTTAGGAATCAGAGGAATACGAAGAAGTAAAAAATGGAGTGATAAGCGTACACAACATCCAACATGGAGATTCTATCTACGTTTAATTCCACAATTAATACCTATCATTGGAATTGGTTGGTTATTATTTATTGTTCCGAATCTACAGAATAACAGTTCAACGATAATGGATGCGTTCGGACTTTTCCCAGCTGCGATGATTCTTTTGGTAATCATTTTCATAATTGGGTTGGTTATTACTATTATAAGAGTTTACCATCGAATAAGGTGA
- a CDS encoding DnaB-like helicase C-terminal domain-containing protein: MSMVEKVFLGSLIKADYLLKDTVIQAEQLENTRHKELMRRMVELKRAGKTIDLISLTTLPDLESFGGMSYLTELLSYGDVEKFDRTENLLLEQWKEREKRNILTRATMNDWEIEKVMAELDKINQSKLEDHTSIQYALERIYEAPWTDQPHSKGIPTGIQKLDSMTGGFQGGEVTILAARPSMGKTDVMLHFAKVSGWAGFLPLIFSLEMPEKLITSRLIASTGGFNRAKMRDPKRMLTDRQKNIWSDVIGNLNETHLQIFDGAGQTVAEMRAKTRKLIHQFPSRKPIIFIDYLTLIQTTQIFGGNSHLQVTEISKSLKTLAKDFDCPVVCLAQLNRSVESRANKHPMMSDIRESGSVEQDADVILFLYREAYYDKASEDHSLEIIVSKNRNGPVGTIEVKYNEHTGAIEDESEQAHHKE; this comes from the coding sequence ATGAGTATGGTGGAAAAAGTGTTCTTGGGAAGCTTGATCAAGGCCGATTATTTACTAAAGGATACGGTGATTCAAGCTGAACAGTTGGAAAATACAAGGCATAAAGAATTAATGCGGAGAATGGTGGAGCTAAAACGAGCTGGTAAGACGATTGATTTGATTTCCTTAACCACCTTACCTGACCTCGAATCATTCGGTGGTATGTCTTATCTAACGGAGCTCTTATCGTATGGTGATGTTGAGAAATTTGATAGAACGGAGAATCTCCTTCTTGAACAGTGGAAGGAACGGGAAAAGAGAAATATTTTAACGCGTGCGACTATGAATGATTGGGAAATTGAGAAGGTCATGGCTGAATTGGATAAAATTAACCAATCAAAATTAGAGGATCACACCTCAATTCAGTATGCGTTGGAGAGAATTTACGAGGCCCCGTGGACCGATCAACCACATTCAAAAGGTATACCAACGGGGATCCAAAAGCTCGATTCAATGACGGGTGGCTTTCAGGGTGGGGAAGTGACGATTCTAGCAGCAAGGCCTTCGATGGGGAAAACCGATGTAATGCTTCATTTTGCAAAAGTATCGGGTTGGGCAGGGTTTCTGCCACTCATCTTTTCATTAGAAATGCCTGAAAAGCTGATAACTTCTCGACTGATCGCTTCGACTGGTGGGTTTAACCGAGCAAAAATGCGGGATCCGAAAAGAATGCTGACTGATAGGCAAAAGAATATATGGTCAGATGTCATTGGTAATCTTAATGAAACACATTTGCAAATCTTTGATGGAGCGGGGCAAACGGTTGCCGAAATGAGAGCCAAAACAAGAAAGCTCATCCATCAATTTCCATCCCGAAAACCGATCATTTTTATTGATTACTTAACACTGATTCAAACGACTCAAATTTTTGGAGGAAATTCTCACTTACAGGTAACAGAAATATCTAAGTCTCTCAAAACGTTGGCGAAGGATTTTGATTGTCCGGTTGTTTGTTTAGCACAGCTAAATCGCTCGGTGGAATCTAGAGCCAATAAACATCCGATGATGTCTGATATTCGGGAATCAGGCAGTGTGGAACAGGATGCCGATGTCATTTTGTTTTTGTACCGCGAGGCATATTATGACAAGGCGTCTGAGGACCATTCCCTTGAAATCATTGTCTCGAAAAACCGAAATGGCCCGGTTGGTACGATTGAAGTGAAATACAATGAGCACACTGGAGCGATTGAAGATGAAAGCGAACAGGCTCATCATAAAGAATAA
- a CDS encoding DnaD domain-containing protein: MVRTDFWSNPIVLEEMTPEDKYFYLYLLTNPNTTQCGIYLITKKQMAFDLGYSIESVQSLMERFEQHHKLIRYNLETRELAIKNWGKENLLKGGKPLMDCVSSELKEIEDITLIQYVSESIHKEEIRSLYESFCKHEEVVFNTDFQARDNKGPSVIQCEQSDDTFLCPDTILEQKEIQQETFYQNIENHPGNPLQNNQKTEDAKDIIEFWDSNGFGYSNVNAKQQLLSWLDDSSFLQPKEMILKAMNIACANNKRRLNYIVGILKNWENESLLTVDEVDSYEEKQKPVLKNQQSNESVPGGRAIPSGFELDLTAGEKE, translated from the coding sequence ATGGTGCGTACAGATTTTTGGAGTAATCCGATTGTGTTAGAAGAAATGACGCCGGAGGATAAATACTTTTACCTTTATTTGCTTACGAATCCGAATACGACTCAGTGTGGAATCTATCTAATTACAAAAAAACAAATGGCGTTTGATTTGGGCTATTCGATTGAAAGTGTTCAGTCGTTAATGGAGCGATTTGAGCAACACCATAAGTTGATCCGTTACAATCTTGAAACACGAGAACTCGCGATTAAGAACTGGGGGAAAGAGAATCTCCTAAAAGGCGGAAAACCGCTTATGGATTGTGTTTCTTCAGAATTGAAGGAAATTGAGGATATCACGCTTATCCAATATGTTTCGGAATCTATACATAAAGAAGAGATTCGGAGTTTATATGAATCTTTTTGTAAGCATGAAGAGGTGGTCTTTAACACCGATTTTCAAGCTCGGGATAATAAAGGTCCCAGTGTAATTCAGTGTGAACAATCTGACGATACGTTTTTGTGTCCTGATACGATACTTGAGCAAAAAGAAATACAACAAGAAACGTTCTATCAAAATATAGAGAACCATCCAGGTAATCCATTACAAAACAATCAAAAAACAGAAGATGCGAAAGACATTATTGAGTTTTGGGATAGTAATGGATTTGGTTATAGTAACGTCAATGCGAAGCAGCAGCTGTTATCTTGGTTGGATGATTCTAGTTTTTTACAACCGAAAGAAATGATTTTAAAAGCTATGAATATAGCATGTGCCAATAACAAGCGAAGGCTGAATTATATTGTGGGGATTCTGAAAAACTGGGAAAATGAATCACTATTAACTGTAGATGAAGTGGATTCGTATGAGGAGAAACAAAAGCCTGTCCTTAAAAACCAGCAATCAAACGAATCGGTTCCTGGAGGCAGAGCGATTCCAAGCGGCTTTGAACTGGACTTAACGGCTGGTGAAAAAGAATGA